ttcatgccttgtgatcaaatgcgggatgaagcatcaaatattctttagtttgtcgagaaagagttatttgcaccgttacaaggaattgcaggtaaaacaaaaaaataatcaacacggcgcaaaaaagccagtgctcagctaaaatgccgtagccctagtacgatggctcgagatgcacaacaccagttcgtctagcgataatattgccgacgaatgctgcaagcgaaatcacgggtaaacagacaatgttgtttgacaagagatcctcgctgattttcaacatgatgataacaaatagcgtgcaaagtgctgtctagtgcatacgaggttataacgtatgatttgagtacactagaagaatttttagtaagatcaaataaattcatcgaaacggagtttcgttgaaaaatctttctttgtgtcgaatttaagaaataatgtgcaaagtgctataccattttataatccttattaaatgcggcaactttggtgaaatttgccactactagcgccatacataatttattcagtacagtcagttttgtcatttatgaaaaaaatcatGCAACCATCAGGCATAACCATAAGTACTGTGATTATGATGTTaccttgttattttgtttaggttTGTGTTTAGGCTTATATAATTCcctttttattgtgtgtttctCTACTTTTGTTGCTGCTAGTGGTGTTGataaaattggattttcttCCACATCAGGAGTATTAGATAACTGAAAAAGGAGAGcatattaatgaatattttattataatgacttCATTCAGTTGATAGTTGGATTACAGTACCTGAGTTGATTTCTCAGAATCTACAATAATTGCTATTTCTGTGGTGGCTAACCCAGATTCTGACATCATCTTTTCAGTTGCTGTTGACTGTGACTGCAatagacaattattataatgtataaataaataaatcatactaTGCGACAATATGAAATCAAACTATACATGCATAcctgttttattgtttcaataaatatgCTATCACTATCAAAAACATTACTGTCAATCACAAACTCATTAGGCAATGACTGAATTAGTTCGAGATCTTCTTGTGGCGGACTTGGTGGTGGAGGTCCTCCACCAGTCATCTGCCTGGCCCGCCGATACTCCGACTCTCTAGTTTTAACTAGGCCTTTTGTATTACGCCACTGGGTGACAATTTGTGTCATATCCCTGGGCTTTTTATTAAGGctattaaaactgaaaaaggttaacatttataaacatgaGTGCTTTCCACTTTGGTAGTAGAGATAatgaaagaaatgaaagaattaaaataaaacaatgctacCTAGACAATATTTCTTGCCAAGCAGCTTTTTTCTTTGCAttggtatttgtagtagtgtcttttttttctataatatcaattttctcCATTATAAGTTGTCTTAAGATTCTCTGcaagaaaataacaaagttcAGAGTTAGTACAATTTGGACAGGTATTTTGGTGCAACAAGATAGATACAGTACaagtaacaataaatttaatatgacaATAACCTTTTCTTCTTCATCCCAGTTTGAAGATCGGGCCCTTTTCTTAGCGGATTTCAATTCCATTATATCactaacacaacaaaaacaCCACACCgctgtatatttatacaacaccaaaaaatttgaaattaccactcttttgacaatatttgacacaatttagaattttgacgttatgattttttaatttctctttgGATAACAGGAATTTTACCATCACAATGTAGCTTTACGTTTGGTATTGGcagcgtataaaataaaaacgttatttaaccattgcttagttaagtgacgtgtaaacagtgtttataagtaagaaatagttaattgataattaaggagttaatgagttattagttaattagttgcttagctgttgattagtggatttttataagtaaggccgttAAAGTTTACTATACATATTAAGGGAAAGTACagaaataatttctatttttatcacATGAAAAACCTAAGTACTCAGTGCAGGAAAAACTAGTTTATGTCGTTTTTCCGACGGGAACTTTATCTGTGTCATGGGTCAGGTGTACTTCGTAAGAAAAAAGTGCAAACTAAGTTCTATGAGTTAGATAATACGAATCATTTACTTATCTATGTAAGTACTATgtagtattttatgtaaagcttctgtagagatttttttaagcgggtaaatcatccaatgacttatcttgtcttgggcgatgcgagagggagtgccagacacttactgactaaaaactaccccgttcctactcctacttttggagccggagccccggtaaacacccAAGGTAGTCTGCAGCTTATTACATCATACTTTAAAGATGTCAGTGGAAAGTATTTTTGGATAACTCGACTTTGAAAACCTCAgtctaaaattgtgtctgtAAGCACGTACGAGTATAATGCTCAGTATTTCCATCTTCTATTACGAGACGCTAATAAATCATAACTCTACCGTCAAATAATTGTAGGCGTAGTATGAAATTTGTGTCAAGTCCTCACGAATAAGATCAAGTAATGCTCCAGAAAATACGTCTCCAACCAACGCTCATTTTGTCTTGCTTTTTTATTACTGTCGACTAAGATTTAGGGAGTATGAAGTGCGGGCAAATGCAAAGGCCTGTTAACGTTCGGAATATTTTAGTGTCCTGCGgttaaggtatttttaaacCAGTGCGGCATCtaccaaagaaatattttcaaatcaCGATCTTTCTCGTTATTTCTAAAAGATTCAAGTTTAGATTTGGAGGCGATTTAAATTCCTTCATGGGCACCTTTTCGGATAATTGATCTCTCATCGCCTTCCATAACGCGATTGCACTTGATACCAGTTTACTAAATAATTACACTCGCTGCATAATCGAATTTGCTGCGAAGTCCACTAAAATTGATAGAAAATTAGTATGACGGGCCGATGGGAAGTCTGCCAATGTTCACATTCAATGTTAGAGgataatgaaaattaataaattttacggGCTAGCTACTTCACAAGCGAATTAGCTTGGACTAAACAGGTGGACGTGGCTCGCATTATGCTAATGGCTTGTATAACGCATGCGCAAGTAAACACATATCATTAACATTTTGCATAGCACAATGCTGGCGTTACTGTTTTGTTTAGACTACACGGTCGTTAGCATTTTAGGACGAAAAACAGAATACCTACATTTGAAAATTCGTTCACATTTTGCCCTGAGCACTTGGTTTACCAGTTTATCTTTCCGAGCGATCATAAGCATAATAGTTGAAGATTGTTTGGGGTAATTTATGGGTATGATAaatcattattacattttaattgaaaaattaatcaGTCGACAACAATTCTGGTTAAACATTTGACACATTGTAACTCCGTCAAGAGTTATGCAAGTTCACACTTAAGATTTTCTCATTCATTCCTAAGATATAGCATTTTTAACGGGATTCTGGTCATTTATATATATCTGTATAAAATACGACACGgcctaaaactaaataaaacaattttaactggACAAACAAGACAGCTGTGGAACTCCCGAAATTTATTAGAGCGTAGTTTCTGTTCGAATTTtcaaacaacataaaaaattaGATGCGTTTTCTTTAAACAGGAAACGACAATTTGGTAacatcataaaatatataaaaatctgtaTTAATAGCCAAACATGAAGTCTGGATagcattaaacattttattagacGTTATTCGAACCGATTTGTGATTGGACAACTGCCATAATTAAGcaagacaaaataaatgtttgtattataacGACAGAACATAACAGTTCCGCTTTCCAACATTTGTTTGTAAAAGAATATTGAAAAATCGCACTTCAATGTTTTCCAAAAACACTTCTCGTCAAGCTTATCAAACAAGTACGATAAAGAAACAGTGATCCCAATGGCGACCGAAAACAATTGAGAGTACTTCATGCACATTTTGCTTGCGATAACTACCGGCATACCGAACTGcgttttataaacaattttaatcgtCGATTGTTCCGCCTCTTGGTTACCACTTGCGTCAAGCCATTGTTCGAACCGCAGATCAAGGAACTTTTATTTACAGCTGCTAGATGTACATTGCTCGCATTGTTCTCAGATTGAAAGCCCCACTCTGAAGCTGGCACGGAATGTATCAATGTCAGCGGATAAACGGTAGCGGACAATCGTAGTGGAGTCCGGATTTCAGCGCGAAATGAAACTTCGCAGAATACTTaagtgaaaagaaaaaaaaatgtaagaatAGTTTGGTGTCAGATGCAACGGCGCGACGGTTCGTGGTACGAGTCTGTTTGAAACTTTGGATGCTACTGGAGACTGACTCGACTATTGTCGAGTTCCGCGACTTATATTAAAGTAAAGCTCGGCTCGTATAACAAGTTAATCATGTGCAGTATTCATTGCGATTTGTTCACAGAATTGTTCTGTGTTCTGTTTTTGCAAATGGAACATTTATTCGATGGGAGTAACTGTAATACActataacaatagctactggTAATGAAAAGAAGCGATTCATTCATGGgagtttaaaataagtaatcaaCAGAAAATAATGAAAGATATTGACAAACcttattttggaaatatgtaCTCCTGAAACTTACCTATCCCAAAGTTTTAGTTACAAGTCGATATGACGTTCTCACATCGATAAGTCAGTTACGTGAGAAGCGCTAAACGTTTTAAGTTACGATATTGTTTAACGGAATCTACGCCATATCACTTACTAGATTGAGTCTGAAATCGTCTATACCGATAGAGcgtggtttatttttatttaaaacacggTGGTGGCGTTCAATGCTGTGTGAAGTGAGATTTATTGCGATTGTGAAACAGTTGCGTTTTGCAGGCGGGCCTGAACTCTGTATGCATGAAGGCACTCCACAGTCGTCGAGAATCTTAATTGTACTCCATTGAGAGATTCCAGAGCGCGGCGTCTTTATTTTTGAATAGGAGAGACTTGTTGCTTGCACTCGTGTGAAGGTTGGCCGTGGAGCACGTGTTGCACTGCACTTCCCCGAGCCGCACATTGTTGGCAATGCTTTTGTTCTATTTACACAATCGAGTACTTATCAACTACTCCGCTGTACGAGCTGGAATAAATATTAGCACAGCACTAGACGCCGACCGCGTAAATAAATTTGAACGTGCCACGTAAACGTTATCCGCCGGGTGTTGGAATCAATAAACGTTCAAGACATCGCCGACATGTGTCGTAAAGTAGGCCATTTATGACACTCAATAATCGTAAATAACACGAGCAATATTTCCGATACTCCATAATAATGACTATTATTACTGTGTTAACCTAGGGGTAGTGTTTACGTCGGCTCGGTCGCATGAAACAGTTATTTCGAGCGCTCGTCGATCGTTGTTTAGATGTCTCGGAGGAGCCCCCATTGACCCGGCAGGTACCCTTCAGCCTGTCTTACACGAGTGCCACAAGTCACTCGCTCCTTTGAACGTGACCTCTCTATAGGGTCTCATCAACTTCAAAGGTAATCTGCCCAGGGACAGCTGTGAGCGATTTACATCCGGACGTCCTGTTACGCTGCATACATGTGTAATCAGTTCGATTTGGACGTTGTCCGAGTGGAACACGTAATAAATTGGAATTTCAGGGTGGTATTGCAATTTAAGTCTTACTTCAATCCGGTTTAACTCGATTCAGTTACCTTTTCACGGCAAAGTAAAGATAAGCAGATAAGCTTTTTGCGATGGAGAATAAAAACGCCAATGAATAATAGGTGGGGAAGCCATTAGGTGTAAAAGGAAATGTATTAGCAACACGTCTACGCACGATCATCTTATTGAGGATCAAAGTTCAACACCGCTTCGTATTTTAAATACAACGAAAAGCTCTTCCACTGTCATTTACAATTCTTACTCAAttgcattataaataaaacaagtattaGTGTCAATGACTGACGTACCCCAGACAGCTATGACCCCCTTCATCTGCACATTACACTTCAACCAACCTGTGCATACCAAACCCGGATCATAATCCAAAGGAAACCTTATCGGGAgagaaataaaatctaattttgttTGCACAGTACAAGCATAACTTAGGCCTTTATGAGCGTACATTCAATTAAAGGACTGTCTTCGAACATCGTGCGATATTGAAAGGAAATGGATATGAACATGGTTTTGTATACAGGATGGAGGTGACATTGTAACTTATACCATTGCTACTGTATATTATTCTATACTATACCGTACCGTATACATGTACAGGCCCAATGTACACAGTACTTTCTATACTACACAGTGATGTTTGTGTTGGATATTTTGTTGCTACATTTTTATTAGTTCAaacttttttctaaaaaagTTATTGATAACGTAGGTTTTCCACAAACgtttaataatgtaaaataaggaactaatttgttttgtattcatAAATGTTCAGTGATACAAAAAAGACAATACTAAGAGATATGTGGTGAAAATCCTCCATTTCAGTatcaaaacattacattatatgGAAATTTTCAACAGCATCGATCGTTCAATAAGTAAATACCGTTCTGTCATACAAGCTGTAACACCAACACTAAGTTACGGTGTCCCATCCAGTATCGGCGTGAGATGAGTAGACATCGTTGCCTGTAAACAATGGAGCGGCAATGTGGAACTGTAATGTTTATATCTCCACGCGATGACTTTATCTGATTTGTTCGAAACGGTTCATGTGAGGACTGCCTTGAAAGGAGGTTTATTTATAGATGAAAAGTCATATTTAGCATATCGGGTGTAAATATCTGGGTTTCTATAGGGGAAGGACTGAATTGGTGTGTACTTGTGTGGTTAGTTACATTGCTGTGAATATTGGATATTTGTCTATTTATCTTGCCAATTCCCGATTGAACAACACATAAATTCCGAATCCCTAAAAGGCcaaaaacgcacttgtaacggctctggtgtttcggacggcggtcattgcttaccatcaggtgataaggatgctcgtttaccggtttataacaTTAACAAATTTTTCATTAGTGAAAGTGAACATATTGGCAAGATAAACTCaagatttataaaattttaatgaatcaaATCGCGAACTCATctagttaataaaatacaaaagtaaatcTATAGGCATTTGTTTGATTACTAGTATTAAAGAGCTATGTCCTTGACCTGTAATTTAATAGCAAAATACTATGTTATCGATATTTCTTTATATTGGCTCTAATACTACAtactaaatattactttaaattattttattttaaaattatacaaataattgcCAAGTTTCTTGCCAAAAACAGGCCTTATTTTAATGTCGACACGTGCTTGCTTAACCGGACTAACTAGTGATGCCTAAAtaatcaattattaatttattattacgtgTATATATTATTGAGACcttcacttttatttataaatacaaaaatgtatataacTAATCGAAAATAGCTCAAATGTATATTCTTTATCTGCCATAGagaatatatgtaagtatattaagcAAAATACCGAaatgtaaatttttaaaacGAACGAAATGAaatgtgtaacaaaaaataagaattagcAAGAATTCAACGCGTTCTCatagaatttaattataaagatcATTGATTCTTTAACGCTTAGTAAACATGgaactttgaaatatttaattcaccATGAAAGTTTGTCGGCTAAAGTCAGCTATGAATGATAATTCCTTAAACAGGACAGtgcataaattaaatttaaataatcttaccAAGGGGAGTTTTTCAGTAACATtccgttttttttaatggcatgttgttttgttttttttttttagtaactgattttgacatattttaaacaatgcACATGCATTTTATTTGTGACTATTTTGCGACTGAATACGTATGTGAGATTTTTCGTTTTAAAGGtcgaataaaataatgtataaaaaacagaagtttgtgattttttttgtttctaaatataatttgtattaaggAGTATGTGCCATAAGAAACTGATCGAATGAAGATTTTAAAAACACACAATTTAATTAGTTGAATTTTCTTATTTCAACGTTTTCACAGATTCTACCACTTACTACACTTCGATAACTTCACTATTATAAGCAATTGAATCGGTTAGCTAATAGGACATTCGTCGATAAGAGATAATTGATTAGTAATGCATGGCATGGTCAGCCTATGACCTCATTACATTTCTGCtttctataaaaattaaaaacaaatgacactcTTACTTTTAATAGGGATTAAGACAAATGTATCCAATATAGCAATACTCATGACAATCTAGCCAGCTGTTTTCGAGTTTCAAACGAACTAACACAATTTACAACTCCTTTTACTCTATCAATTacttaacactttgaacgccgtggtggtcaccggtgaccgacgttagcgaaggatttgccttcaacagttttctattggcagtcaaagacttaagataCAAGACAGTAGCTAAACTTAAGAATCAATAAAATGATGATATTAGAAAACCTTGGCATTTTGACCTCCGACATTTGAcactagaataataaaaatactttttttacgaATATCCTTTAGAAATCACACAAGGTCGATTAAACAAACAGTTTTGGAGGCACCTTATGTACAATATTGGGGACAAGGTCGggattatatatgtatttattacatagaTGATCGAaaaattattaggtaataatattGTTCTAATAATTTGTGGCGACACTGTGACAAGTGACAAgtaacagatgacagaagtcgcacatagactatcgacgagcaaatcaacagatgacgtcataaatatcctgcatcgtacatacgaagtttacatgcgaattaacacggatagaaaatcccaacgaacaacagttagGCAGacagcccgccaggctgatcacctcgcttgttcggaggatcctccttttcttagggaactttactctctgttccctaaagataataataactcATGGTCAGAAATACCTTTGAAAACAAACAGTTCTAACGTAGACAAGAGAGCTTAAATCCAACCTCAAACTAATTCTGTTCAAAACTGGTACTTATAAACGTGCAGTGACGTCACAAACAGGTCCAGAAGTAACCGGAGACCAGGGATTTTCTCCAAGTGAATAGAACAGCCAATTATGAGCCCTGCTCATTTCCAGCAGTTGAATAATACTTGAAAACTGTCGTATTATTTTCTATGTAGGTCAGGTGCCTTATTTTGCAGTTCCGTCGCACCACCACCGGCTACGACAGAAGATTTGCTTGTGTCAGCTACATTTCCACATTTCCGTCAGCTTTGAACATTTTATATCAACTATTTTAAACAGAATTCTATCACTATGTATTTCCTGGCTAGTTTgttaaaggaaaacatcttagtaaatgaaattgtaatattgATAAGTTATATTTAAACTCTCTAACTAAAACGACTGTCTCAAGTTTTTAAGTGACTGACTTCTTACCTATACATGCATTGTCTGAAGGCTGAGAAGATTCAatcttaaatattgttttttcaaACGACCCGTACGCGGATATCCGCAGTTCGCACTCAAAG
This Spodoptera frugiperda isolate SF20-4 chromosome 20, AGI-APGP_CSIRO_Sfru_2.0, whole genome shotgun sequence DNA region includes the following protein-coding sequences:
- the LOC118269586 gene encoding uncharacterized protein LOC118269586, whose product is MELKSAKKRARSSNWDEEEKRILRQLIMEKIDIIEKKDTTTNTNAKKKAAWQEILSSFNSLNKKPRDMTQIVTQWRNTKGLVKTRESEYRRARQMTGGGPPPPSPPQEDLELIQSLPNEFVIDSNVFDSDSIFIETIKQSQSTATEKMMSESGLATTEIAIIVDSEKSTQLSNTPDVEENPILSTPLAATKVEKHTIKRELYKPKHKPKQNNKIADNYEEQLFLLTKKCKENKEKREDELHKKRMAILDLEQKYWEKKLKNV